The nucleotide window TTCAGCCCTTTCGCTTCCCAGTAGGAAGTCGGGAGGGCGTTGTTTATATTTCGGACATTTCCCAAGCGCCTCGGCGGGAATTGGCCATCATGAAAGCTGCCCAATCGGGTACCCCTAGCGCCCGAAGTTCGCGAGTTCGTACCCGTTTCCACGGTTTCCAAAGGCACATACGCAGTCTTCGGCGAATCCACTGGTCCACCCTAAAGATGACGCCCATGCTGGGCGTACTACAACGGAACGGGCGACCGCGGCATATCGCGGTCGCCCGTTTTTCCCTGATCCGGCAGATCCTCTTGTCCTGTTCCCCCCGCCGCTTGCTTAAGGCGTCGTCATCCAATCTTCGGTCGTCAGGTCGGCCTCCAGGGCGAATTCGAAATCGTCGACGTCGAATACCTGAATCGGTATCTCCGCCTCGATCACCCTGTCGGTAAATTCCACCTGGTCCGTCAGCACGGGCGTCTGCTCCCGCAGCGACGTCAAGATGATTTCCGTCTCGATCGGATCGAACAGCTCGCCGTATTGCGCATTCTCCGAAGCATTCACAACGGTGATGCTTACCCCGTCCTTGACCAGGAGAGGCGGACTTTTGCGCCACGGCGCCAGCAGCGAACGCTCAATCTTCTTCTTGTTCAGAGGTTCCTCGAAAAACGCGATCAGCTCGCCGATCTTCTGCTTCACGTGAACGTCATCGTCGGGTTCCGGCATCACCGGCTCGACGCTTTCCTTCATCTCGTACAGTTCGAGGATCGAGGAGTACGGAATCAAGTATTCGACCGGCCGACTCGGGGACAGCATTTGCCCGTATATAGCGATCATTACGGCTTCGA belongs to Paenibacillus thermoaerophilus and includes:
- a CDS encoding ADP-heptose synthase, whose translation is MNRRFVIEAVMIAIYGQMLSPSRPVEYLIPYSSILELYEMKESVEPVMPEPDDDVHVKQKIGELIAFFEEPLNKKKIERSLLAPWRKSPPLLVKDGVSITVVNASENAQYGELFDPIETEIILTSLREQTPVLTDQVEFTDRVIEAEIPIQVFDVDDFEFALEADLTTEDWMTTP